One window of Trichoderma breve strain T069 chromosome 3, whole genome shotgun sequence genomic DNA carries:
- a CDS encoding glyoxalase/Bleomycin resistance protein/Dioxygenase superfamily domain-containing protein encodes MSSNPSLTNFNAGASVPDTEAIGPSGQSIAEWRRKLGIDPAQQIRAVRLVHMRYQHPDLKSISTFLNDFGMRAVKETEDRVWFRGYGVDQYVYYAQKGPKKFLGGTFEVETYDDLVKASKLNGAGPIQSLDDAPGGGSLVTALDPEGLPINFIHGQEPAKVGKMPERLIVNFEAEKPRMRKFQRFDEGPAAVHKLGHYGLVVRNFAEQLDWYTRNFNFVPSDLLFVPDENNSTKDVAVFAHIDRGNDYVDHHTIFLSQGPTSHVHHCSFEIHDFDTQQLGHQWLAGKGYKSVWGVGRHILGSQIFDYWWDTTGNMIEHYADGDLVNQDTPIGHLPAGNESLAVWGPEVPKAFLD; translated from the exons ATGAGCAGC AACCCATCTCTCACCAACTTCAATGCTGGCGCCTCCGTGCCGGATACGGAAGCAATTGGTCCCAGCGGACAGAGTATTGCAGAGTGGAGACGGAAGCTTGGTATTGATCCAGCTCAGCAGATTCGTGCAGTCAGGCTGGTACACATGAGATACCAGCATCCCGACCTTAAGAGCATCAGCACATTTCTTAATGACTTTGGCATGCGTGCTGTAAAGGAGACTGAAGACCGCGTGTGGTTCCGGGGATATGGGGTTGACCAGTATGTCTACTACGCACAAAAGGGTCCCAAGAAGTTCCTCGGTGGGACATTTGAGGTAGAGACGTATGATGATTTGGTCAAGGCCTCGAAGCTAAACGGTGCTGGTCCCATTCAATCACTGGACGACGCACCCGGTGGTGGCTCCTTGGTTACCGCCTTGGATCCGGAGGGGCTCCCAATCAATTTCATCCATGGCCAGGAGCCCGCGAAAGTAGGCAAGATGCCCGAGAGACTCATTGTCAACTTTGAGGCCGAAAAGCCGCGCATGCGAAAGTTCCAGCGCTTTGACGAAGGGCCGGCTGCGGTGCACAAG CTTGGCCACTATGGCCTCGTCGTACGAAACTTCGCCGAGCAGCTGGACTGGTATACTCGTAACTTTAATTTCGTACCCTCAGATCTGCTTTTTGTACCAGATGAGAACAACAGCACCAAGGACGTCGCTGTCTTCGCCCATATTGATAGAGGCAACGACTATGTCGATCACCACACCATCTTCCTGAGTCAAGGGCCGACATCACATGTTCATCACTGTTCATTCGAGATTCACGATTTCGACACCCAGCAGCTAGGCCATCAATGGCTGGCTGGGAAAGGATATAAGAGTGTTTGGGGCGTCGGCCGCCATATTCTGGGAAGCCAGATCTTTGACTACTGGTGGGATACAACAGGCAACATGATTGAGCATTATGCGGACGGAGATTTAGTCAATCAAGATACGCCTATTGGACATTTGCCTGCAGGCAACGAGAGCTTGGCGGTATGGGGTCCCGAGGTGCCCAAGGCATTTTTAGATTAG
- a CDS encoding hydantoinase/oxoprolinase domain-containing protein: MSLYRIGVDIGGTNTDAAIIDIKALNSPNRGVLATYKAPTTPDITTGIEEAIRTVLSSSAIDQRRVLSVTIGTTHFINALVEADARRLDRVVVVRLCGPFTRQIPPFSGFPVGLRNILDGGVFYLDGGLEMDGRQIAELNEQQIRQAAMDITAAGVKVVALVGVFSPLDHDGIQEERCKKIMLETAPDLKVICSHDIGPIGFLERENATILNASILRTGHRVKKSFKRAMKRLNLGCPLYLSQNDGTLIDIESAADFPIKTFASGPTNSMTGAAFLAGIGQGHGATNSVHGTTNGVSAEETSLNGTVINGDSSSCEQAQVLVVDIGGTTTDVCALLPSGFPRQAPGFVEIAGVRTAFSMPEVVSIGLGGGSIVTVDGASVSVGPASVGHFIQKRAKVFGGSTLTATDVVVAAGKATLGDPSLVHDIPQSAVNLASRDIKKKLERVIDQMKVSAAPVTVLLVGGGALLVTDELAGVEKCIQPIHQGAANAIGAAIGKVSGEVDTVEILEGKDEKAVIDAACKKAIEQAIQKGAAKEDVKIVEVNKMPLQYMSKVTIRIQVRAVGRLAIPVDLAPPQSLNGSFDDDTEDEQETDKVAVPNALEPTTRPSLNVDIATYRPNVKNGVWYVSEVDLEFMTTGCGVLGTGGGGPAYYEYLKGLNTLRTVGEGNMRIIPPKALKENDMVAMAAWYGSPNVINERISGGNEILDAIDAINKTRNIKNFHALLAEEIGGGNGMSVFPVSGHYNVPVVDADGMGRAYPTKYHVTFSVYGHSLTPCAITDAKGNASVIMKASSPARLEKMLRTTAVELGLSCASASNPMPGSIIKSTAVQNTHSQAWYLGRAVHSARRNKTSYLDAIFAVCSGKLLFTGKVIDVHRYIGGGYTMGAAILAPLSDDERETTSIENQTPRDKHMIIPFQNEYLYAALCDAAGTKESQEVVCTVPHLISILGQDGEAIGSQDMQRALQVGGPAGFGLDLPVVGDFDEFTEARSVIEEFGK; encoded by the exons ATGTCTCTATATCGCATCGGTGTAGATATTGGCGGCACTAATACGGATGCGGCAATCATTGATATCAAGGCACTGAACAGCCCCAATCGGGGAGTCCTCGCTACTTACAAAGCACCAACAACGCCAGATATCACCACCGGCATTGAAGAAGCTATTAGAACAGTGCTGAGTAGCTCTGCTATTGACCAGAGACGAGTTCTCAGCGTCACTATTGGCACTACCCACTTTATCAACGCTCTTGTGGAAGCCGATGCCCGAAGGCTGGATCGTGTTGTTGTGGTACGGCTCTGCGGGCCCTTCACTCGCCAGATCCCACCCTTTTCTGGCTTTCCTGTCGGCCTTCGCAATATCTTAGATGGTGGTGTATTCTATCTCGATGGTGGTCTAGAGATGGATGGTAGGCAGATTGCTGAGCTCAACGAGCAGCAGATCCGCCAGGCTGCGATGGACATTACAGCTGCCGGAGTCAAGGTTGTTGCTCTTGTCGGCGTCTTCTCACCATTAGACCACGATGGGATTCAAGAGGAACGGTGTAAGAAAATCATGCTAGAAACTGCACCCGATCTCAAAGTCATCTGTTCTCATGATATCGGTCCTATCGGCTTTTTGGAGCGTGAGAATGCGACTATTTTAAACGCCTCCATCTTGAGAACCGGTCACCGCGTCAAGAAAAGTTTCAAACGAGCTATGAAACGTCTTAATCTTGGCTGCCCATTATACCTATCTCAGAACGACGGCACGCTTATTGATATTGAATCAGCTGCTGATTTCCCTATCAAGACTTTTGCCAGTGGCCCGACGAATAGCATGACAGGTGCAGCTTTCTTGGCTGGCATTGGCCAGGGTCATGGAGCTACAAATAGCGTGCATGGGACCACCAACGGCGTGTCTGCCGAAGAGACATCTCTTAATGGTACTGTCATCAATGGTGACAGCTCATCCTGTGAGCAGGCTCAAGTTCTGGTAGTCGATATCGGCGGTACCACAACAGACGTTTGTGCCTTGCTACCATCTGGATTCCCTCGTCAGGCTCCGGGCTTCGTCGAGATTGCAGGCGTTCGCACGGCATTTTCTATGCCGGAAGTTGTGTCCATCGGACTAGGCGGTGGTAGCATAGTTACTGTAGACGGTGCATCCGTCTCTGTTGGCCCTGCATCTGTCGGCCATTTTATCCAAAAACGAGCAAAGGTGTTTGGTGGCTCGACCTTGACTGCCACTGACGTTGTTGTTGCAGCCGGTAAAGCTACTCTTGGCGATCCCAGTCTTGTTCATGACATACCACAGTCAGCCGTCAATCTTGCTTCCCGAGACATTAAAAAGAAACTGGAACGGGTGATTGATCAGATGAAGGTTTCGGCAGCTCCAGTTACTGTTCTCTTAGTTGGAGGCGGGGCTTTACTGGTCACTGATGAATTAGCTGGTGTTGAGAAATGTATCCAACCCATTCACCAAGGGGCTGCCAATGCTATCGGCGCAGCGATTGGTAAGGTCTCTGGTGAGGTTGATACAGTCGAAATCCTTGAAGGCAAGGATGAGAAGGCAGTTATCGACGCTGCCTGCAAGAAGGCCATTGAACAGGCTATACAAAAAGGCGCAGCGAAGGAGGATGTAAAGATTGTCGAAGTCAATAAAATGCCACTTCAATACATGTCAAAGGTTACGATTCGTATCCAAGTACGGGCTGTGGGTAGACTCGCCATTCCAGTTGATTTGGCGCCTCCGCAAAGCCTGAACGGATCATTCGATGACGACACAGAAGATGAACAAGAGACGGATAAGGTCGCTGTACCGAACGCGCTTGAGCCTACCACACGACCAAGCCTGAATGTCGATATTGCAACGTATCGTCCGAATGTCAAAAACGGCGTATGGTATGTTTCAGAAGTGGACTTGGAGTTTATGACCACAGGCTGTGGCGTCCTGGGCACCGGTGGTGGAGGACCAGCATACTACGAGTATCTCAAGGGATTGAACACGTTGCGCACTGTTGGAGAAGGCAACATGAGGATCATTCCACCCAAAGCTCTCAAGGAAAATGATATGGTTGCCATGGCGGCTTGGTATGGAAGCCCCAATGTCATCAACGAACGGATTTCAGGTGGCAACGAGATTCTCGACGCTATCGATGCCATTAACAAAACAAGGAACATCAAAAACTTTCATGCCTTGTTGGCTGAAGAAAT TGGTGGTGGAAACGGTATGAGCGTCTTTCCTGTTAGCGGCCATTATAATGTCCCCGTCGTTGATGCAGACGGGATGGGTAGAGCTTATCCTACAAAATATCACG TGACCTTTAGTGTCTATGGCCACTCTCTAACCCCATGTGCCATTACTGATGCAAAAGGCAATGCGTCAGTCATCATG AAAGCGAGCTCGCCTGCCcgcttggagaagatgctgagaACCACGGCTGTGGAACTAGGACTCTCCTGCGCATCAGCTTCGAATCCGATGCCAGGTTCCATCATCAAGTCAACGGCAGTGCAAAATACACATTCACAAGCATGGTACCTTGGACGGGCAGTTCACTCCGCTCGTCGCAATAAAACGAGCTATCTCGACGCAATA TTTGCCGTTTGTTCTGGAAAACTACTCTTCACGGGTAAGGTTATTGATGTCCATCGATACATTGGTGGCGGCTACACAATGGGTGCTGCCATTCTTGCACCCTTGAGCGACGACGAGCGTGAGACTACGTCGATCGAAAACCAAACACCAAGAGACAAACACATGATTATACCCTTCCAAAATGAGTACCTGTACGCAGCACTCTGCGATGCCGCCGGCACCAAAGAGTCCCAGGAAGTTGTTTGTACAGTTCCGCATCTCATATCAAttcttggccaagatggagaagcgaTTGGGTCACAAGACATGC AGAGAGCTCTGCAGGTGGGTGGTCCGGCGGGCTTTGGTCTGGATCTGCCTGTTGTCGGGGACTTTGATGAGTTTACAGAGGCACGGAGTGTGATAGAGGAGTTTGGCAAATGA
- a CDS encoding FAD binding domain-containing protein, translating into MAEKGPFETTDIIVCGCGPTGAMVSVLLSQYSIHHVVLEKDSEVNADPRGIALDEDGIRYLQACGIYEKIFTEIGQCMGNFRFIDKDHHDLTRKPFMMMDYSTTEGGTGHPGFMCHKQPFVEKHLRSQITTLGVGEMHLGARVTAIWEDEDWVYARYTDTSNQDRTVRGKFLVGADGKTGFTRKQYLEPRGITLDQAMRMPYEEDWVALNWKISLPSPETHPDFPLWKKGYTPQKVYDEFFPTDFRFMCNHVRPAVCGRFGLDSDRLWRFEFVVRPGEDAGDMAKPDQIAKVVYPYITHPGSRYGLTTKQIQYPLDCIEVLRCRPFRFSARSCNKWSLGRVVLCGDAAHVFPPFGGQGIASAFRDAISLVWRLRIATNDSSSGQDTLDYQTLLKGWYSERKQQLDKSLRSTVENGNYVTESSRVKVFLRDWYLWLIQLVPSWKHWLQLGNRRDGMVKYQWQGGMGMAFLPRLGGGKNFPQVYVVPVTNTPRIGKVLFTDDVIFSRQKQGLFQVVVILRSQNNIDSVETALHGLQDISDGALKDDEATIFLDSTQVAPCDLKGRHIYRLATAAEFASDPVLCAGRPKPVGYDPRRMSKEVGNKTFIILRPDRFVFAACDTRSDLVYAAEMLRKLVATGAL; encoded by the exons ATGGCAGAAAAAGGTCCTTTCGAGACGACTGACATTATTGTATGTGGCTGTGGGCCAACTGGCGCTATGGTGTCAGTGCTCTTAAGTCAATACTCTATACACCATGTTGTTCTCGAAAAAGACAGCGAAGTGAATGCAGACCCACGCGGTATCGCACTCGATGAGGATGGCATCCGCTATCTCCAGGCATGTGGAATATACGAGAAGATATTCACAGAGATAGGCCAGT GCATGGGCAACTTCAGATTTATCGACAAGGATCATCATGACCTCACCAGGAAACCTttcatgatgatggattACAGCACG ACCGAGGGTGGTACTGGCCATCCAGGCTTCATGTGTCATAAACAGCCATTCGTAGAGAAGCACCTGAGGTCACAAATAACGACGCTGGGTGTAGGCGAAATGCATCTGGGAGCACGTGTCACAGCCATCTGGGAGGACGAAGATTGGGTATATGCGCGCTACACCGACACATCTAATCAAGATCGTACTGTTCGCGGCAAATTTCTCGTCGGTGCGGATGGCAAGACAGGCTTCACGCGCAAACAGTATCTAGAGCCTCGAGGCATCACCTTGGACCAGGCTATGAGAATGCCGTACGAAGAAGATTGGGTTGCCCTCAACTGGAAGATCTCCCTTCCCTCGCCTGAGACACATCCCGATTTCCCCCTCTGGAAGAAGGGTTATACGCCCCAGAAGGTCTACGACGAATTCTTTCCCACTGACTTCCGATTCATGTGCAACCATGTCCGACCTGCCGTTTGTGGTCGTTTCGGTCTTGATAGCGATAGACTCTGGCGTTTCGAATTCGTGGTTCGGCCGGGCGAGGACGCTGGGGACATGGCAAAGCCAGACCAGATTGCAAAGGTCGTTTACCCCTACATAACTCATCCGGGGAGTCGCTATGGACTCACAACGAAGCAAATCCAATACCCGCTAGATTGTATAGAGGTTCTTCGTTGTCGACCATTTAGGTTCtcggcaagaagctgcaatAAATGGTCGCTTGGCCGAGTCGTTCTCTGCGGAGATGCTGCTCATGTTTTCCCTCCGTTTGGAGGCCAAGGGATCGCGTCGGCATTTCGCGATGCCATCTCACTCGTGTGGCGTCTTCGTATAGCAACCAATGACTCTTCCAGTGGCCAGGATACGTTGGACTACCAGACACTACTCAAAGGCTGGTATTCAGAACGAAAACAACAGCTGGACAAGTCACTCCGATCCACCGTTGAGAACGGAAATTATGTCACGGAATCTAGTCGTGTTAAAGTATTCCTACGCGACTGGTACCTCTGGCTGATCCAGCTCGTTCCAAGCTGGAAACACTGGCTGCAGCTAGGAAACCGCAGAGACGGGATGGTCAAGTATCAGTGGCAGggggggatggggatggcCTTTTTACCTAgacttggcggcggcaagaaTTTTCCCCAGGTCTACGTCGTTCCTGTTACAAATACTCCACGAATCGGAAAGGTTCTCTTCACTGACGACGTCATATTCAGTCGTCAAAAGCAGGGCCTATTCCAGGTAGTTGTGATATTACGGTCTCAGAATAATATCGACAGCGTGGAGACAGCCCTTCACGGCCTACAAGATATATCCGATGGGGCTCTAAAGGATGATGAGGCCACAATATTCCTTGACAGTACTCAAGTTGCCCCCTGTGACTTGAAGGGACGGCACATCTACCGGCTCGCCACTGCCGCAGAGTTCGCTAGCGACCCAGTCCTGTGCGCAGGAAGACCCAAGCCGGTGGGCTATGATCCGCGTCGCATGTCCAAAGAAGTAGGGAACAAAACATTTATCATTCTGCGGCCTGATAGATTTGTTTTTGCGGCCTGCGATACTAGATCTGACTTGGTCTATGCTGCTGAGATGCTTCGCAAGCTTGTCGCGACTGGAGCTCTATAG